The proteins below are encoded in one region of Neisseria bacilliformis:
- the hutW gene encoding heme anaerobic degradation radical SAM methyltransferase ChuW/HutW has product MSRTITIRNDQAVPDAFPERQALMPIWGGLPVPAAQWQQLWRQQAESVLQEDALAYLHIPFCANHCVFCGFYRNAWKDEQSKTYTDKVIAELAQEAGIRQGGGKIRAVYFGGGTPTALLTGDLVRLIRACYQYLPLADDCEFTLEGRMSHFDPDKAQAAIDAGVTRISIGVQTFDTAIRRRLGRKHSGEEAAAYLERLGRLNTVLVADLIFGLPGQSGEIWQNDLHIAAALPLAGLDTYAFNCYPFLPINRMIEKGAFPPPAGFDTQSLQYAHAVAYLAEQGWEQISNNHFAYPGRGERNLYNRLVKSNIPCLAFGSGAGGNGGGYNYQVQSDLDSYLATPEGEKNIAYMSRHSDNKYLLGRLQHDIELGYIDSRLFAPHPRAAALLAQWAGLGLMGTPDSDGLIRLNTSGRYWSPTLTRRLMLALPATEDKEQTMNTPLSDEQKTVLRNTLAENPGQILEMLAGKHQCSFEEIINCLPEGTVHKTDGGRFVEIMQTVAAWNEAVTFIAHTPDVIAEVTGKLPDGSVARGFYNFKESEPGGIHGHIYYENCAAIYLIERPFMGKRTVSLNFINRAGGAMFKIYVGRDQNGELIERQIQAMRALFGVTA; this is encoded by the coding sequence ATGAGCCGAACCATCACCATCCGCAACGACCAAGCCGTGCCCGATGCCTTTCCCGAGCGGCAGGCACTGATGCCCATCTGGGGCGGCCTGCCCGTGCCCGCCGCCCAATGGCAGCAGCTTTGGCGGCAGCAGGCCGAAAGCGTGTTGCAGGAAGACGCGCTGGCCTACCTGCACATCCCCTTCTGCGCCAACCACTGCGTGTTCTGCGGCTTCTACCGCAACGCCTGGAAAGACGAGCAGAGCAAAACCTACACCGACAAAGTCATCGCAGAACTCGCCCAAGAAGCCGGAATCCGCCAAGGCGGCGGCAAAATCCGCGCCGTCTATTTCGGCGGCGGCACCCCCACCGCCCTACTCACCGGCGACCTCGTGCGCCTTATCCGCGCCTGCTATCAATATCTGCCGCTAGCCGACGACTGCGAATTCACCCTCGAAGGCCGCATGAGCCATTTCGACCCAGACAAAGCCCAAGCCGCCATCGACGCCGGCGTTACCCGCATCTCCATCGGCGTGCAAACCTTCGACACCGCCATCCGCCGCCGCCTCGGCCGCAAACACAGCGGCGAAGAAGCCGCCGCCTACCTCGAACGACTAGGCCGTCTGAACACCGTCCTCGTGGCCGACCTCATCTTCGGCCTGCCCGGCCAGAGCGGCGAAATCTGGCAAAACGACCTGCACATTGCCGCCGCCCTCCCCCTGGCCGGACTCGACACCTACGCCTTCAACTGCTACCCCTTCCTCCCCATCAACCGCATGATCGAAAAAGGCGCGTTCCCCCCGCCGGCCGGCTTCGACACCCAGTCGCTGCAATACGCCCATGCCGTCGCCTACCTCGCAGAGCAGGGCTGGGAACAAATCAGCAACAACCACTTCGCCTACCCCGGGCGCGGCGAACGCAACCTCTACAACCGCCTCGTCAAATCCAACATCCCCTGCCTCGCCTTCGGCTCCGGCGCGGGCGGCAACGGCGGCGGATACAACTACCAAGTGCAAAGCGACCTCGACAGCTACCTCGCCACCCCCGAAGGCGAAAAAAACATCGCCTACATGAGCCGCCACAGCGACAACAAATACCTGCTCGGCCGCTTGCAGCACGACATCGAACTCGGATACATCGACAGCCGCCTCTTCGCCCCCCACCCCCGCGCCGCCGCCCTCTTGGCACAGTGGGCCGGACTCGGCCTCATGGGCACACCCGATTCAGACGGCCTCATCCGTCTCAACACCAGCGGCCGCTACTGGTCGCCCACCCTCACCCGCAGGCTCATGCTTGCGTTACCCGCAACCGAAGACAAGGAGCAAACCATGAACACCCCCCTTTCCGACGAACAAAAAACCGTCCTGCGCAACACCCTGGCCGAAAACCCCGGCCAAATCCTCGAAATGCTCGCCGGCAAACACCAGTGCAGCTTTGAAGAAATCATCAACTGCCTGCCCGAGGGCACCGTACACAAAACCGACGGCGGCCGCTTCGTCGAAATCATGCAGACCGTTGCCGCCTGGAACGAAGCCGTAACCTTCATCGCCCACACCCCCGACGTCATCGCCGAAGTAACCGGCAAACTGCCCGACGGCAGCGTCGCACGCGGCTTCTACAACTTCAAAGAAAGCGAACCCGGCGGCATCCACGGCCACATCTACTACGAAAACTGCGCCGCCATCTACCTCATCGAACGCCCCTTCATGGGCAAACGCACCGTCTCCCTCAACTTCATCAACCGCGCAGGCGGCGCCATGTTCAAAATCTACGTCGGCCGCGACCAAAACGGCGAACTCATCGAACGCCAAATCCAAGCCATGCGCGCCCTGTTCGGCGTAACAGCATAA
- a CDS encoding MerR family DNA-binding transcriptional regulator encodes MKIGEFSRRSGLSVRMLRFYETAGVLAPRRTAAGYRDYDAADADFVRKAAMLNRAGVPLKDLALMRDCLRDKPQDFCPELRGRLAAARERLTAQMAELAQSQRLLEELLAARQGG; translated from the coding sequence ATGAAAATCGGCGAATTTTCGCGGCGCAGCGGCCTCAGCGTGCGGATGCTGCGCTTTTACGAAACGGCGGGCGTGCTTGCGCCCCGGCGCACGGCGGCGGGCTATCGGGACTACGACGCGGCAGACGCGGACTTTGTGCGCAAGGCGGCGATGCTCAACCGCGCGGGCGTGCCGCTCAAAGACCTCGCGCTGATGCGCGACTGCCTGCGCGACAAGCCGCAGGATTTCTGCCCCGAACTGCGCGGGCGGCTGGCGGCGGCGCGCGAACGGCTGACGGCGCAGATGGCGGAACTGGCGCAGTCGCAGCGGCTGTTGGAGGAGCTGCTTGCGGCGCGGCAGGGCGGGTAA
- a CDS encoding NAD(P)H-binding protein: protein MLTIFGANGKSGRALITRLRQNGFSDGLTAVLRRPEQAADPFYAQHHTQTLTADALDPQAVLEAVRRTQPDTIVSFVGGKNEAGQRSDAAGNIHIIEAARTAAPEARFLLVTSMGCGEQYEGTSAMFKQALGEAVLAKTEAENHLRQSGLPWVILRPCGLGQDAGGSHTLHRQIDEIPRDYMDRNGLAAAIAALIAAEQWPSETVYSVTA from the coding sequence ATGCTCACCATATTCGGCGCAAACGGCAAAAGCGGCCGCGCCCTCATCACCCGCCTGCGCCAAAACGGCTTTTCAGACGGCCTCACCGCCGTCCTGCGCCGCCCCGAACAGGCCGCCGACCCCTTCTACGCCCAACACCACACCCAAACCCTCACCGCCGACGCCCTCGACCCCCAAGCCGTCCTCGAAGCCGTGCGCCGAACACAGCCTGACACCATCGTCAGCTTCGTCGGCGGCAAAAACGAAGCCGGACAACGCAGCGACGCCGCAGGCAACATCCACATCATCGAAGCCGCCCGCACCGCCGCCCCCGAGGCCCGCTTCCTGCTCGTAACCAGCATGGGCTGCGGCGAACAATACGAAGGCACAAGCGCCATGTTCAAACAAGCCCTCGGCGAAGCCGTCCTCGCCAAAACCGAAGCCGAAAACCACCTGCGCCAAAGCGGCCTCCCCTGGGTCATCCTCCGCCCCTGCGGCCTCGGCCAAGACGCCGGCGGCAGCCACACCCTCCACCGCCAAATCGACGAAATTCCCCGCGACTACATGGACAGAAACGGCCTCGCCGCCGCCATCGCCGCCCTCATCGCGGCGGAACAATGGCCGTCCGAAACCGTCTACTCCGTAACCGCCTAA
- a CDS encoding RBBP9/YdeN family alpha/beta hydrolase has product MNRRQFCTAAATGVLAACAGTAGQPEKTTVYIIHGYGATTENHWFPWLHAQLRAQGIRAVSVPLPESESPDFDRWQQTLAQYVGRPSENSIFVAHSLGTVSLLHYLSATRPPRIGGLVLVSAFGAPIPTLHEINGFDLDAYIARCRIDFAVIRRMTRHIELFTADNDTIVPPDNTRRLADALGGRLHVIPNGGHFLDREGFTELPPVLRAVEAVAGRLKAQLQ; this is encoded by the coding sequence ATGAACCGCCGACAATTCTGCACCGCCGCCGCTACGGGCGTACTCGCCGCCTGCGCGGGCACGGCAGGGCAGCCTGAAAAAACCACTGTTTACATCATCCACGGCTACGGTGCCACAACTGAAAACCACTGGTTCCCGTGGCTGCACGCCCAGCTGCGGGCGCAGGGCATCCGCGCCGTGTCCGTGCCGCTGCCCGAGAGCGAATCGCCCGATTTCGACCGCTGGCAGCAGACGCTGGCGCAGTATGTCGGCAGGCCGTCTGAAAACAGCATTTTCGTCGCCCACAGCCTGGGCACGGTTTCGCTGCTGCACTACCTGAGCGCAACCCGGCCGCCGCGCATCGGCGGGCTGGTGCTGGTGTCCGCCTTCGGCGCACCGATTCCGACGCTGCATGAAATCAACGGTTTCGACCTCGACGCCTACATCGCCCGCTGCCGCATCGATTTCGCCGTCATCCGCCGCATGACGCGGCACATCGAGCTGTTCACCGCCGACAACGACACCATCGTCCCGCCCGACAACACCCGCCGCCTGGCCGACGCCCTCGGCGGCCGCCTGCACGTCATCCCGAACGGCGGCCACTTCCTCGACCGCGAAGGCTTCACCGAACTGCCGCCGGTGCTGCGGGCGGTGGAGGCGGTCGCAGGCCGTCTGAAAGCGCAGCTTCAATAA
- the galU gene encoding UTP--glucose-1-phosphate uridylyltransferase GalU yields the protein MTPKPIRKAVFPVAGMGTRFLPATKASPKEMLPIVDKPLIQYAVEEAVEAGCTEMVFVTGRNKRSIEDHFDKAYELESELELRHKNKLLEHVRNILPAGITCLYIRQAEALGLGHAVLCARAAVGDQPFAVILADDLIDAPKGALRQMIEIYEQSGSSVLGVETVDPAQTGSYGIVEVEKTENFQRITSIVEKPKPEEAPSNLAVVGRYILTPRIFELLTNLPRGAGGEIQLTDGIARLLDTEPVLAHPFSGKRYDCGSKLGYLEATVAYGLKHPETGTAFAEILGRYAVRQTGVDAEQAV from the coding sequence ATGACCCCGAAACCCATCAGAAAAGCCGTTTTCCCCGTGGCCGGCATGGGCACCCGCTTCCTGCCCGCCACCAAAGCCAGCCCCAAAGAAATGCTGCCCATCGTCGACAAGCCCCTGATCCAATATGCCGTGGAAGAAGCCGTGGAAGCCGGCTGCACCGAGATGGTGTTTGTAACCGGCCGCAATAAACGCAGCATCGAAGACCATTTCGACAAAGCCTACGAGCTGGAAAGCGAACTCGAACTGCGCCACAAAAACAAGCTGCTCGAACACGTGCGCAACATCCTGCCCGCCGGCATCACCTGCCTCTACATCCGCCAGGCCGAAGCCCTCGGGCTGGGGCACGCCGTCCTGTGCGCCCGCGCCGCCGTCGGCGACCAACCCTTCGCCGTCATCCTCGCCGACGACCTCATCGATGCCCCCAAAGGCGCATTGCGGCAAATGATTGAAATCTACGAACAAAGCGGCAGCAGCGTCTTGGGCGTGGAAACCGTCGACCCCGCCCAAACCGGCTCATACGGCATCGTGGAAGTGGAAAAAACCGAAAACTTCCAACGCATTACCAGCATCGTGGAAAAACCCAAGCCCGAAGAAGCCCCCTCCAACCTCGCCGTGGTCGGCCGCTACATCCTCACCCCGCGCATCTTCGAGCTCCTGACCAACCTGCCGCGCGGCGCGGGCGGCGAAATCCAGCTCACCGACGGCATCGCCCGCCTGCTCGACACCGAACCCGTCCTCGCCCACCCCTTCTCCGGCAAACGCTACGACTGCGGCAGCAAACTCGGCTACCTCGAAGCCACCGTCGCCTACGGCCTCAAACACCCCGAAACCGGCACGGCCTTCGCCGAAATCCTCGGCCGCTACGCCGTGCGCCAAACAGGCGTGGATGCGGAACAGGCCGTCTGA
- a CDS encoding MBL fold metallo-hydrolase, translating into MKHQKKSALAFLAVAAALWWLWPDSYPAYPESDHYDPKSRTFFNPEPQAAPTDLVSAMWQMLVNEQAQRPPKPLPAVKPDWPAFLAAPEGKSRFVWFGHSTLLMRIGGQTIITDPVFGNTVSPVPVMMHRFQPPVVPLADVPTPDVVLISHSHYDHLEKASVQELAARGSRFVVSLGLGVLLRKWGVPPDRITELDWWQSTEIHGIRYTALPARHDSGRSLTDHNKSLWSGFVIEHGGEKFYYHGDSAQGKHFDEIAKKFNGFDIAFIENGQYNERWPNNHLFPEQTAELAAKLAPKRFMPIHWGAYPMALHTWNEPVLQSIPLARKLGVNPLTPLMGQVFDADTATQDWFAEPL; encoded by the coding sequence ATGAAACACCAAAAGAAATCCGCCCTCGCCTTCCTCGCCGTGGCCGCCGCCCTCTGGTGGCTGTGGCCGGACAGCTATCCCGCCTACCCCGAAAGCGACCATTACGATCCGAAAAGCCGCACGTTTTTCAACCCCGAGCCGCAGGCCGCGCCCACCGACCTCGTGTCCGCCATGTGGCAAATGCTGGTCAACGAGCAAGCCCAACGCCCGCCCAAACCGCTGCCCGCCGTCAAGCCAGACTGGCCGGCCTTCCTCGCCGCGCCCGAGGGCAAAAGCCGCTTTGTTTGGTTCGGCCATTCCACCCTGCTGATGCGCATCGGCGGCCAAACCATTATCACCGACCCCGTGTTCGGCAACACCGTCTCGCCCGTGCCCGTCATGATGCACCGCTTCCAGCCGCCCGTCGTCCCGCTTGCCGACGTGCCCACCCCCGATGTCGTCCTCATTTCGCACAGCCATTACGACCACCTCGAAAAAGCCAGCGTTCAAGAGCTGGCCGCACGCGGCAGCCGCTTTGTGGTCTCGCTCGGTCTGGGCGTTCTGCTGCGCAAATGGGGCGTGCCGCCCGACAGAATCACCGAACTCGACTGGTGGCAGAGCACCGAAATCCACGGCATCCGCTACACCGCTCTGCCCGCCCGCCACGACTCCGGCCGCAGCCTGACCGACCACAACAAATCGCTGTGGTCGGGCTTCGTCATCGAACACGGCGGCGAAAAATTCTATTACCACGGCGACTCGGCGCAGGGAAAACACTTCGACGAAATCGCCAAAAAGTTCAACGGCTTCGACATCGCCTTTATCGAAAACGGCCAATACAACGAACGCTGGCCGAACAACCACCTCTTCCCCGAACAAACCGCAGAGTTGGCCGCCAAACTCGCGCCCAAACGCTTTATGCCCATCCACTGGGGCGCATACCCGATGGCCCTGCACACCTGGAACGAACCCGTGCTGCAAAGCATCCCGCTTGCCCGCAAACTCGGCGTCAACCCGCTCACCCCGCTGATGGGGCAGGTGTTCGATGCCGACACGGCAACGCAGGACTGGTTCGCCGAACCGCTGTAA
- the ftsH gene encoding ATP-dependent zinc metalloprotease FtsH, which translates to MRSIVKSLLIWSALIVGLLAAFNAVKEKREEARQVDYSQFVQQVDKGEIASVTIEGSALAGYTLKGERTDKSKFVTNAPMDYKLSERLLAKNVRVQVTPEERQSMLGSLFFSLLPVLLLIGAWFYFMRMQTGGGGKGGAFSFGKSRARLLDSDNNKVTFADVAGCDEAKEEVSEIVDYLKAPNRYQSLGGRMPRGILLAGSPGTGKTLLAKAIAGEAGVPFFSISGSDFVEMFVGVGASRVRDMFEQAKKNAPCIIFIDEIDAVGRQRGAGLGGGNDEREQTLNQLLVEMDGFESNQTVIVIAATNRPDVLDPALQRPGRFDRQVVVPLPDIRGREQILNVHAKKVPLDESVDLVSLARGTPGFSGADLANLVNEAALFAGRRNKVKVDQSDFEDAKDKIYMGPERRSMVMHEDEKRATAYHESGHAIVAETLDGTDPVHKVTIMPRGRALGLTWQLPERDRISMYKDQMLNQISILFGGRIAEDLFVGRISTGASNDFERATQIAREMVTRYGMSDKMGVMVYAENEGEVFLGRSVTRSQNISEKTQQEVDAEIRRIVDEQYAVAYKILDENRDKMETMTRALIEWETIDRDQVLEIMAGKQPSPPKDYSHNVRQDGKTDDGQAADAPAQTAAQNGGTAEADAEARVLSDGLSAQPDADEDAPARPDGDTPDGNNGKPPQA; encoded by the coding sequence GTGAGGAGCATCGTAAAAAGCCTTTTGATTTGGTCTGCATTGATCGTCGGCCTCTTGGCCGCCTTCAACGCCGTGAAGGAAAAACGGGAAGAAGCCCGGCAGGTGGATTATTCGCAGTTTGTGCAGCAGGTCGACAAAGGCGAAATCGCCTCGGTAACCATCGAAGGCTCGGCACTGGCGGGCTACACGCTCAAAGGCGAGCGCACCGACAAAAGCAAATTCGTAACCAACGCGCCGATGGACTACAAACTGTCTGAACGCCTGCTGGCGAAAAACGTCCGCGTTCAGGTTACCCCCGAAGAACGCCAGAGCATGCTCGGCAGCCTGTTTTTCAGCCTGCTGCCCGTGCTGTTGCTGATCGGCGCGTGGTTCTACTTCATGCGCATGCAGACCGGCGGCGGCGGCAAAGGCGGCGCGTTCTCCTTCGGCAAAAGCCGCGCCCGCCTGCTCGACAGCGACAACAACAAAGTTACCTTCGCCGACGTGGCCGGCTGCGACGAAGCCAAGGAAGAAGTCAGCGAAATCGTCGACTACCTCAAAGCTCCCAACCGCTACCAGAGCCTCGGCGGCCGCATGCCGCGCGGCATCCTCCTGGCCGGCAGCCCCGGCACGGGCAAAACTCTGCTGGCCAAAGCCATCGCCGGCGAAGCGGGCGTGCCGTTTTTCAGCATTTCCGGCTCCGATTTCGTGGAAATGTTTGTCGGCGTGGGCGCGAGCCGCGTGCGCGACATGTTCGAGCAGGCCAAGAAAAACGCCCCCTGCATCATCTTTATCGACGAAATCGACGCCGTCGGCCGCCAGCGCGGCGCGGGTTTGGGCGGCGGCAACGACGAACGCGAGCAGACCCTCAACCAGCTTCTTGTGGAAATGGACGGCTTCGAGAGCAACCAAACCGTCATCGTCATCGCCGCCACCAACCGCCCCGACGTACTCGACCCCGCGCTGCAACGCCCCGGCCGCTTCGACCGCCAAGTGGTCGTCCCCCTGCCCGACATACGCGGCCGCGAGCAGATTCTGAACGTGCACGCCAAAAAAGTGCCGCTCGACGAATCCGTGGATTTGGTCTCGCTGGCGCGCGGCACACCCGGCTTCTCCGGCGCGGATTTGGCCAACCTGGTGAACGAAGCCGCCCTGTTTGCTGGCCGGCGCAACAAAGTCAAAGTCGACCAGAGCGATTTTGAAGACGCCAAAGACAAAATCTACATGGGCCCCGAACGCCGCAGCATGGTGATGCACGAAGACGAAAAACGCGCCACTGCCTACCACGAATCCGGCCACGCCATCGTTGCCGAAACGCTGGATGGCACCGACCCCGTGCACAAAGTAACCATCATGCCGCGCGGCCGCGCCCTCGGCCTGACCTGGCAGCTGCCCGAGCGCGACCGCATCAGCATGTACAAAGACCAGATGCTCAACCAGATTTCCATCCTGTTCGGCGGGCGCATCGCCGAAGACTTGTTTGTCGGCCGCATCTCCACCGGCGCGTCCAACGACTTCGAGCGCGCCACCCAAATCGCCCGCGAAATGGTTACCCGCTACGGCATGAGCGACAAAATGGGCGTGATGGTGTATGCCGAAAACGAAGGCGAAGTCTTCCTCGGCCGCAGCGTAACCCGTTCGCAGAACATTTCCGAAAAAACCCAGCAGGAAGTGGATGCCGAAATCCGCCGCATTGTTGACGAGCAATACGCTGTGGCCTACAAAATCCTCGACGAAAACCGCGACAAAATGGAAACCATGACCCGCGCCCTGATCGAATGGGAAACCATCGACCGCGACCAGGTACTCGAAATCATGGCCGGCAAACAGCCCAGCCCGCCGAAGGATTACAGCCACAACGTGCGGCAGGACGGCAAAACCGATGACGGACAAGCCGCCGACGCACCGGCACAAACCGCCGCGCAAAACGGCGGCACGGCCGAAGCGGACGCAGAAGCCCGAGTGCTTTCAGACGGCCTCTCCGCGCAACCGGATGCCGACGAAGACGCGCCCGCCCGTCCCGACGGCGACACACCCGACGGCAATAACGGCAAACCGCCCCAAGCCTGA
- the waaA gene encoding lipid IV(A) 3-deoxy-D-manno-octulosonic acid transferase, producing the protein MLAWIYRQLWRAAPPLVRRYLRRRARKNPAYLDHWGERFGAPHPAPVQNPLWIHAVSVGETRAAAPLAAALRRRFPDAPLLITQMTPTGRAAAESLFPDAQCRYLPYDKPEYVARFLAEHRPRLGVLMETEIWPHLAAACARANVPLFLANARLSEKSLRGYRKAAALIRPALQSLRGCYAQTAADAGRLKTLGAADPVVCGNTKYDIAPPPEQLELGAQFRAQALGRKVLVCGSTRVYHGQDEAALLLRAWRQYAVDALLVIVPRHPERFDDVFQTALSLGLRVQKRSGGENIAPDTQVWLGDSMGELFAYYAMADAAFVGGSLVDAGCQNIIEPLSCGVPALFGFSTYNFAAACAEAAAAGAARQVQTPDEWLHAAEAWLADDTLRTGYAANAAAFVARHRGASENMARRIAESVTADAVG; encoded by the coding sequence ATGCTCGCTTGGATTTACCGCCAACTCTGGCGCGCCGCGCCGCCGCTTGTCCGCCGCTACCTGCGCCGCCGCGCCCGCAAAAACCCCGCCTATCTCGACCACTGGGGCGAACGCTTCGGCGCGCCGCATCCCGCGCCGGTGCAGAATCCGCTGTGGATACACGCCGTGTCGGTCGGCGAAACCCGCGCCGCCGCGCCGCTGGCCGCCGCGCTGCGCCGCCGTTTTCCCGACGCGCCGCTGCTCATCACCCAGATGACCCCCACCGGCCGCGCCGCCGCCGAAAGCCTGTTTCCCGACGCGCAATGCCGCTACCTGCCCTACGACAAGCCCGAATACGTCGCGCGGTTTCTCGCCGAACACCGCCCGCGTCTGGGCGTGCTGATGGAAACCGAAATCTGGCCGCACCTGGCCGCCGCCTGCGCGCGCGCAAACGTGCCGCTGTTTCTGGCCAACGCCCGATTGTCGGAAAAATCCCTGCGCGGCTACCGCAAAGCCGCCGCCCTCATCCGCCCCGCGCTGCAATCCCTGCGCGGCTGCTACGCCCAAACCGCAGCCGACGCAGGCCGTCTGAAAACGCTGGGCGCGGCCGATCCCGTCGTGTGCGGCAACACCAAATACGACATCGCCCCGCCGCCCGAACAGCTCGAACTCGGCGCGCAATTCCGCGCGCAGGCACTCGGGCGCAAAGTGCTGGTGTGCGGCAGCACCCGCGTTTACCACGGCCAAGACGAAGCCGCGCTGCTTTTGCGGGCATGGCGGCAATACGCCGTCGACGCGCTGCTGGTGATCGTTCCCCGTCATCCCGAACGCTTTGACGACGTTTTTCAGACGGCCTTATCGCTCGGCCTGCGCGTGCAAAAACGCAGCGGCGGCGAAAACATCGCGCCCGACACGCAGGTGTGGCTGGGCGACAGTATGGGCGAGCTTTTCGCCTACTACGCCATGGCCGACGCGGCCTTTGTCGGCGGCAGCCTGGTGGACGCGGGCTGCCAGAACATCATCGAACCGCTCTCCTGCGGCGTGCCCGCCCTGTTCGGCTTTTCCACCTACAACTTCGCCGCCGCCTGCGCCGAAGCCGCCGCAGCGGGCGCGGCGCGGCAGGTGCAAACGCCTGACGAATGGCTGCACGCCGCCGAAGCATGGCTCGCCGACGACACACTGCGCACAGGCTACGCCGCCAACGCCGCCGCCTTCGTCGCCCGCCATCGCGGCGCAAGCGAAAACATGGCGCGGCGGATTGCCGAGTCCGTAACCGCCGATGCCGTGGGATGA